The sequence below is a genomic window from bacterium.
GATGAGGAGCACCAGGCCGAAGCCGCCGACAAGAGCCCGGCGGGTACCGCGCTGGCGCTCCAGCTCGAGAGCCTGAAGGGCCTGCTGCTGGCGCAGGAGTTCGATCTCTTTCTCTTTCTGATCGGCGTCGAAGCGGGCTTGCATCTCGGCGATGGACCGGCTGTTTTCTTCGTCGTAGCTCTCTTTCGTGATCGCATCGTATTGCCGGAAAGCCTCCAGCATCTCGCGGCCCTGCCCCAGCGCGCCGTAGACCTCCACCAGCTCGCGCAGGGTCGACGATGGTGGCTTTCCGGCCTCGGTATTGAGAGCGAGAGCGCGTTCGAACGCCTTGCGTGCGGCTTCGTAGCTGCCGGCTTGCCGGTGCAGCTCGCCCATGTAGTGCAACGCGGCAGCGAGACCCTGCTTGTTGCCGATCTCCTCCCACATTCCGATCGATCGCTGAACGTAGGCGGTCGCTTGTTCGAGCTCGCCCAGGTCGCGGTAGTCAACGCCGATGGCTAGAAGCGTACGCGCGATGGATCGCGGGACCCCGACCTGCTCTCGAATCTCCAGCGCACGAAGATGGGCCTCGAGGGCCTGAGCCGGATCGCCGGTCGCCCGATAGGTGTTGCCGATGTTGTGCAGCCGTCGTCCGACTCCCTGCTGATCGCCGAGTTGCTGCTTGATCTCGAGGGACCGATACAAAAAATCCAGTGCTTCGTCGTGCTGCCCGAGTGCCTGGTAAACCATGCCGATACTGTTGAGCACTTGCCCAACGCCATGGAGATCGCCAGCTCCCTCGTAAAGCCTGAATGCGCGGAGATAAAACGCCAGGGCTTGTTGGGTGTCGCCGCGTTCGAGAGCGACGATGCCCGCACTATTGGAGGCGCTGGCC
It includes:
- a CDS encoding tetratricopeptide repeat protein, whose product is MKLRDSRRQFSGRLFCRGGLFSAIVLGVVLSLLLFGPLWTQSGAQEQTDPKELEAQLAAATGRVRLDLLLELTEAYREADPAKAITFGSEALELLAATPDEDRELALLNALAGAHLAQQGRGPVPLLDYETGLRYAAQAEQLARTAGNKPALARSLVLIGRISWRTEELERALQELTEAIGLLEELGDTAGVASASNSAGIVALERGDTQQALAFYLRAFRLYEGAGDLHGVGQVLNSIGMVYQALGQHDEALDFLYRSLEIKQQLGDQQGVGRRLHNIGNTYRATGDPAQALEAHLRALEIREQVGVPRSIARTLLAIGVDYRDLGELEQATAYVQRSIGMWEEIGNKQGLAAALHYMGELHRQAGSYEAARKAFERALALNTEAGKPPSSTLRELVEVYGALGQGREMLEAFRQYDAITKESYDEENSRSIAEMQARFDADQKEKEIELLRQQQALQALELERQRGTRRALVGGFGLVLLI